The Gambusia affinis linkage group LG11, SWU_Gaff_1.0, whole genome shotgun sequence genome contains a region encoding:
- the nifk gene encoding MKI67 FHA domain-interacting nucleolar phosphoprotein isoform X2 translates to MTESKAEAASQRHRELLALNPELEVEFKKKVQEVKKKNRGGKGSRGTPGVVYVGHLPLGLFEPQLRSYFEQFGTVLRLRLSRSKKTGGSKGFAFIEFESGEVAKIVAETMNNYLMGERLIKCEVLPPEKVHEKLFVGSQRMFRRPARPAVTRYNQYRSTEQLDAMTRRLLRKESQLRRKLAQQGVQYDFPGFAAQKKTTSAALDASSCSDTTPVCTPSFLERRKSTVVLDDEEDSEIILKMPAEEDDDDDDDDDDDDDIDCNMEEEEDSDSSEDKEEAQ, encoded by the exons ATGACAGAAAGCAAAGCGGAAGCCGCTTCGCAGCGGCACAGAGAGCTGCTGGCCCTGAACCCGGAGCTGGAGGTCGAGTTCAAGAAGAAGGTCCAAgaggtgaagaagaagaaccgCGGCGGGAAG GGGAGCCGTGGAACTCCAGGTGTGGTGTACGTCGGCCATCTTCCTCTGGGGTTGTTTGAGCCGCAGCTCCGGTCCTACTTTGAGCAGTTTGGGACGGTCCTGCGCCTGCGACTGTCCAGGAGCAAAAAG ACCGGCGGCAGCAAAGGTTTCGCCTTCATCGAGTTCGAGAGCGGCGAGGTGGCGAAGATCGTTGCGGAAACCATGAACAACTACCTGATGGGGGAAAGGCTCATCAAGT GTGAGGTTCTGCCTCCAGAGAAGGTCCACGAGAAGCTGTTCGTCGGGTCCCAGAGGATGTTCCGCAGGCCGGCCCGGCCCGCCGTGACCCGGTACAACCAGTACCGCTCGACGGAGCAGCTGGACGCCATGACCCGCCGCCTGCTGAGGAAGGAGTCGCAGCTGCGCAGGAAGCTGGCCCAGCAGGGGGTCCAGTACGACTTCCCCGGATTT GCGGCCCAGAAGAAGACGACCTCCGCCGCCCTGGACGCTTCGTCCTGCAGCGAT aCCACGCCCGTCTGTACGCCGTCCTTCTTGGAGAGGAGGAAGTCCACGGTCGTCCTGGACGACGAGGAGGACAGTGAGATCATCCTGAAGATGCCGGCAGAGGAAGACgacgacgacgatgatgatgatgatgatgatgatgatattgACTGCaacatggaggaagaggaggactcTGACAGCTCTGAGGACAAAGAGGAGGCCCAGTGA
- the nifk gene encoding MKI67 FHA domain-interacting nucleolar phosphoprotein isoform X1, which yields MTESKAEAASQRHRELLALNPELEVEFKKKVQEVKKKNRGGKGSRGTPGVVYVGHLPLGLFEPQLRSYFEQFGTVLRLRLSRSKKTGGSKGFAFIEFESGEVAKIVAETMNNYLMGERLIKCEVLPPEKVHEKLFVGSQRMFRRPARPAVTRYNQYRSTEQLDAMTRRLLRKESQLRRKLAQQGVQYDFPGFAAQKKTTSAALDASSCSDQTTPVCTPSFLERRKSTVVLDDEEDSEIILKMPAEEDDDDDDDDDDDDDIDCNMEEEEDSDSSEDKEEAQ from the exons ATGACAGAAAGCAAAGCGGAAGCCGCTTCGCAGCGGCACAGAGAGCTGCTGGCCCTGAACCCGGAGCTGGAGGTCGAGTTCAAGAAGAAGGTCCAAgaggtgaagaagaagaaccgCGGCGGGAAG GGGAGCCGTGGAACTCCAGGTGTGGTGTACGTCGGCCATCTTCCTCTGGGGTTGTTTGAGCCGCAGCTCCGGTCCTACTTTGAGCAGTTTGGGACGGTCCTGCGCCTGCGACTGTCCAGGAGCAAAAAG ACCGGCGGCAGCAAAGGTTTCGCCTTCATCGAGTTCGAGAGCGGCGAGGTGGCGAAGATCGTTGCGGAAACCATGAACAACTACCTGATGGGGGAAAGGCTCATCAAGT GTGAGGTTCTGCCTCCAGAGAAGGTCCACGAGAAGCTGTTCGTCGGGTCCCAGAGGATGTTCCGCAGGCCGGCCCGGCCCGCCGTGACCCGGTACAACCAGTACCGCTCGACGGAGCAGCTGGACGCCATGACCCGCCGCCTGCTGAGGAAGGAGTCGCAGCTGCGCAGGAAGCTGGCCCAGCAGGGGGTCCAGTACGACTTCCCCGGATTT GCGGCCCAGAAGAAGACGACCTCCGCCGCCCTGGACGCTTCGTCCTGCAGCGAT cagaCCACGCCCGTCTGTACGCCGTCCTTCTTGGAGAGGAGGAAGTCCACGGTCGTCCTGGACGACGAGGAGGACAGTGAGATCATCCTGAAGATGCCGGCAGAGGAAGACgacgacgacgatgatgatgatgatgatgatgatgatattgACTGCaacatggaggaagaggaggactcTGACAGCTCTGAGGACAAAGAGGAGGCCCAGTGA